One genomic segment of Diceros bicornis minor isolate mBicDic1 chromosome 13, mDicBic1.mat.cur, whole genome shotgun sequence includes these proteins:
- the GUCA2B gene encoding guanylate cyclase activator 2B — MDGRMVSWLLSGVAVVLLVLLQGTQSVYIQYQGFQVQLESVKKLSDLDGQRVPSPRLRAQSPLPSLCLHPALPRDLQPVCTSEEAASIFEALRTIANDDCELCVNVACTGCL; from the exons ATGGATGGCAGGATGGTGTCATGGCTCCTGTCCGGGGTAGCTGTGGTCCTCCTGGTGCTGCTGCAGGGCACACAGTCAGTCTACATCCAG taCCAAGGCTTCCAGGTCCAGCTGGAATCTGTGAAAAAGCTGAGTGACCTGGATGGGCAGCGGGTGCCCAGCCCCCGCCTGAGGGCCCAGAGCCCCCTGCCCTCCTTGTGCCTCCACCCGGCCCTGCCAAGGGACCTGCAGCCTGTCTGCACCTCCGAGGAAGCTGCCAGCATCTTTGAGGCCTTGA GGACCATTGCTAACGACGACTGTGAGCTGTGTGTGAATGTCGCCTGTACCGGCTGCCTCTGA
- the GUCA2A gene encoding LOW QUALITY PROTEIN: guanylin (The sequence of the model RefSeq protein was modified relative to this genomic sequence to represent the inferred CDS: inserted 2 bases in 1 codon) produces MNTFLLSALCLLWAWAALAGGVTVQEGESSFSLESVKKLKDLRQLQAPSIRNRRKADGCLAPMLGRYPDSPEELKPSASTPAPRRAXQRLETIAQDPSMCEICAYAACAGCWDRWCSLPSAPPLQDAPSSRSPTYLPPNQERAAWGGPAPDPIRAARCFPRATPTLT; encoded by the exons ATGAACACCTTCCTGCTCTCTGCACTGTGCCTCCTCTGGGCCTGGGCTGCCCTGGCAGGGGGAGTCACTGTGCAG GAGGGAGAGTCCTCCTTTTCTTTGGAGTCAGTGAAGAAGCTCAAGGACCTGCGGCAGCTCCAGGCGCCCAGCATCAGGAACCGCCGGAAGGCTGATGGATGCCTGGCTCCCATGCTCGGTAGGTACCCCGACTCTCCCGAAGAACTCAAGCCATCTGCCAGCACCCCGGCGCCCAGGAGAGC TCAGAGGCTGG AGACCATCGCCCAGGACCCGAGCATGTGTGAAATCTGTGCCTACGCTGCCTGCGCCGGATGCTGGGACCGCTGGTGCTCGCTGCCTtctgcccctcccctgcaggATGCTCCCTCTTCCCGCAGCCCCACCTACCTGCCCCCCAACCAGGAGCGAGCAGCCTGGGGAGGCCCAGCCCCTGACCCCATCCGAGCTGCTAGGTGCTTCCCAAGAGCCACTCCAACCCTCACCTAA